ACACCATCCTTGCATCTATCTCCGAACCAATAATGCAACTTATTGCTGCTTCATCCACTGCTCATGATGCATGGTCCAAGTTGCAACGATTATATGCCAATCATTCACGTACTTGTGTTGAGCAGCTTAAAGAGGAGTTGATCCTCATTCAACGAGAGTCCCACTCAGTCTCAAAGTATCTCCATGCCATTAAGGTTCTTGTTGATGAACTTGCGGTGATTGACTCTCCCGTCTCAATGGATGACATCACTTTTTATGTCCTCAACAGCCTCAGTCCTAAATTCCGTGATATTGCAGCACCTATTTGGGCTCATAAGACTTCTTTTTCATTTGAAGAGCTTCATGACATGCTAATTGACCATGAAAGCTACTTGAAACGTGTTGAAGCTTCCAACTCCGCCTTGGTTGCCACTGCAAACACCACTCAGCACCACACTATCGCTTCCAAATCCAACTACAACCAACGCTCCAACACCGTTCCTTTGGTCAGAATCGCACCAACTCCGATTGCTATAATCATAAAGAGTGGTTTGGAAAGGCCTAGACTATttgccaactatgtgataaagtgGGACACTCGGCCAAGACTTATCACTCGATTTTCAGTGAGAAGTCCATGAATTGTGCCACTACCACTGCATCCAATGACAAAAAGTGGCTTGTGGATTCAGCTGCTTCCCACAATATTACCTTTGATCTTACCAATTTATATGTTCACTCAGAGTATGATGACACGAATGAGGTCATCATTAGTGATGGCTCAGGTTTGCGAGTCACATATGTTGGCACTATGACTCTTCACTCTTCCTAAAGCCCTTTACATTAACTAATACTTTTTGTGTTCCTAATATTCACAAGAACTTTATCTATGTTCATAATTTCACCTGTTCCAATAATGTCTATCTTGAGTTTCACCCACTTCATTTTCTTGTGAAGGATCGGAGCACGGGGGCAACTCTTCGCGGTAAATGTCAAGATGGTGTCTACCCAATTTGATAGCTTCTCCCACTACCAAGTCTTCTGTTTTAGCACTTGTTGGTGAACGAACAACATCTGACACTTGGCATAGACGACTTGGGCATTCGTCGAATAAAATTGTTGATTTCGTTATTCGTCAATTTTCTCTTCTAGTTGTAATGTCTTATACCTCTTTAACATCTCTTTATACTGCTTGTCAATGCAATAAAAGTCATAAATTATCTTTTTCTTCCACTTCTCTTATTAGTACTCATTCTCTTGAATATATCTATACAAATCTTTGGGGGCCTACGTCTTCCACTTCAATTGATGGGTTTCATTTTTATGCCTTATTTGTTGATCATTTTACCAAGTATTGTTGGTTGTTTCCCATCCGTCGAAAAAGTGATGCTCGCTCCATTTTCCGTCAGTTAAAAGGCCTACTTGAAAAACAATTTGGTTTTCAAATCAAGCACTTATACttagataattttttttgttggggggggggggggagacatGCTCTTCGACAATATCTTTCTTCTAATTCCATTAGTTGACTAACCACCGCACCTCATACACCTCAATTGAATGGTACAAATGAACTTCGGCATCATCACATCATCGAAACAGACCTAACTCTATCGAGTCAGGCGAGTCTTCCTCCATCTTATTGGTCCTATGCATTTCGAGCAACGGTTTACTTAATAAATCGTATGcccactactattttgaaaaataaaagtccATTTGAGTGTTTATTTGACCACCTACCTGATTATAGAAGTTGCGAATTTTTGATTGTCAGTATTACCCATGGCTAAAACCTTATACCACAAGTAAATTATAACCAAAATCAACGATTTGTCTCTTCCTAGGTTACTCGAGCTCACAAAGTGTCTATAAGTGTATGAACCTTGTTACATCTCGCATCTACTTGTCTAGGCATGTGGTATATAATGagtgtatttttcttttttttcttcctctGCCCATGTCACTCTGCCCTCCCTGCCAATTTCGAGTGCTAACACACAAGATATTGCCATACCAGTGGTGTCTTCCATTGGACCGATACCCTCCTCTCCTGCCACCGTGATGGATAGCGCTATTGCAGCTCCGGCTCCATTTTCTCAATCATCTTCTTCCCCTACACAATCTTAGCCAATAGAAATAACTCCACCCGTCACACTTGCAGCTCTGAACCAGCCCACGCGTACCCATGCCATGATTACCTGGTCTATGTATAATATTCATAAACTCAAACACCATTACCTCACCACAAAACATCCTCTTCCTTAACCTGTAAAGCCCATAGGTCTGTCTCATGCCTTAAAGGATCCCAAGTGGCGACATTCTATATTAGAGGTGTTCACTGCTTTAGTTAAGCATAGCACATGGGAGCTTGTTCCACTATGCTCCACCATCAAACCCGTTGGATGCAAATAggtttttaaaatcaaatgaaaTCCTGATGGTAATATTTCTCACTATAAAGCAAGGTCAGTGGCCAAAGAtgcaaatatgtttttcaaatcaaacgAAATCCTGATGGTAGTATTTCTCGCTATAAAGCAAGGTTAGTGGCCAAAGGTTTTCATCAATGgcatggttttgattataatcATACGTTCAGTCCTATTGTGAAGTCGGTGACTATCTGAGTTGTCCTCTCCATTGCTGTTTAGAAAAATTGGCCACTTCGACAGCTGAACATTAATAATGCATTTCTGCATGGCTGACTTCAAGAGAACGTCTTCATGGTTCAGCCTTCGAGATTTGTTGATCATAATCTGCCTTCTTATGTTTGTAGGTTAAAGAAGTCTTTAGGATTTCAACAGTCCAAATCTGACTCCTCTTTATTTATCTATAATTGTGATGGAGTTGCACTCTTTTTTCGGGTATATGTGGATGATCTCTTACTCACTGGAAGTAATTCTACTGCTATCTCTAAAGTTGTTCAGTAGCTTGGTCATCGTTTTTCTCTAAAGGGCCTTAGTCCTTTAAATTATTTTCTTGGTGTCGATGTGATTTCAATCAAACACGAGTTGTTCCTGACCCAACAAAAATATATTCGAGATCTTCTTTCTCACACCAAGATGGACAGTGCCAAGGCAATGATGACTCCACTTGCCACCAAGGATCTTCTTTAGCTTCATGATGGATCATATCCTGATGATTCGATCGAGTACCGTCGAGTTATAGGAGCTCTTCAATATCTCTCTCTTACTCATTCCAACATTGCCTTCCTGATCAACAAATTGGTTTAGTTCATGCATAAATTGTCTTAGTTTCATTGGACTACTACCAAAAGTGTTCTGTGTTACTTAAAGAACACTCTTAATCATGGTATTCTCCTCAAACGCACTAGGAATCTCACTCCACAAAAGTTTTCTAATGCAGATTGGGCAAGTGATAGGAATACTAGATCCTCCACCTCTACCTATCTTATTTTTCTGGGTAATTGTCCCATTTCCTGGAGCACGCAGAAGCAACATGCTATGGTCCATTCCTCCACCAATGCGTAATACTGGGCTCTTGCTTCAGCCACCTCCAAGCTTATTTGGATTTGCTCATTGTTTCTTGAACTCAGTATTCCGATAACTAAGCCTCCACATTTATTTTGTGATAATATTGGGGCTACTCAGTTAAGTCTTAATCCTATAATGCATTCGAGGATGAAACATATTGTTATTGATCTTCATTTTGTTCGTGATCTGGTCACCAAAGGAATGCTACAAGTATCCCATGTAAGCACACACAACCATATTGCAAACCTCTTGACTAAAGCTCTTTCACGTCAGAAATTTCAAACTTCGTGCACGAAGATCGGCTTATCTAATAACACGCTTATCTTAAGGGGACGTATAAAAGAAATCATATAGTTGTACCAGATTATttgaaaatcgtcgatggttttacATAGATCATCGATGATTTCAAATGGAAACTAATTTAGAAGGAAATTGTTGATTTAGTTTAGGATCttcttgttatattatttgaatatttttaaatttgtaactGTCATACTCTGTACAATCCTTATATATAAGACATTTTCATATCAATGAAAGTAACTTCTACAATTTCTATATGATATGGAGACATTACCATACCTTGAACAGTTCTAATACCGCAAAGATTTAACCAATATTACATTTGGATATCCTAGTTTCCAACATTTGACTTTAAACTATTAATCCCTAGTCTCTAATTGATCTTGAATTCTTACAATTTTGCTAGATATCATTTTTGGATGATCTTTCCGTATTGAGTGATTGAGTGACCTCTCCCTAGGCTGTGATCGAGCCCTCAACATTTTTCTAACACTATTTGGGTTACATATTATCATGTGGCCAATTGTTTGGCCTCCACATGAATGCACAAAGATGATACTAACATGCCAACAACACAGCCTCCCTATTACAACTTTGATAGGTGCACAAATATGGCATAAACAATTTGATAAATTATGTCCTAAGTTTTCCAACAAAATTATTCATTGCTTTTTTATATTTTGCATTCTTTTCTCCCTCCAAAATTATGTAGTTGGAATCCTAATTTTTCAAGTGTCCCAATtgaattgattttaaaattttgtgaATTCCTTATTGTTTCTTGATCCCTTTTTTATTAGATTATATTGACATTTTTCTTGGCTGgaatattcccaaaaattatttttgcctaaaaataatttgaaatgaaagcACAGTAGAAATCATGTACGGATCAGTAATTTACAAAGCAACACTTCAGCAAAAACTTGTATATTTCCTACCAACGtaaaatacaatacaaaggatCATTCTTATAATGAAATTAGAAAATCGCCACTTCTTGCCTGCCATGGTCATTAAAATTTTTACAGTAAAATTTATCTTTGTGATGACAATAAGCTATCAAACCCTTAAATTATGTTTAATTTGCAGAATGAAGAATGTTGTAGTTTGTACTAATAAAATATGtcattatcatataataaaataacaatctAAAACTATTTTTGTGAATCTAAAGTAAAGAATAGACAAACAATCTATTCCATCTATATTTCATTTTAGATGGAATAAAAAGAAATAGATCCTAACAATTACATCTACTCTTAAATATCTCAAAATTCGCTATAGCGCACAACTATTCTGAGATGCAGCTTCTTCTTTTTCTGTTTCTAGGATACCAGACTAGTTTTTAAAATGTCCCTATAATTTTTCATGTTCCCACACTGCttttagaattaaaaataaacaatataaaaaatCTTAATGCCCACGAGCGGACATCAAACAAAATGGTGTCATAGAGGACTCAAATGATAATTATGATGCCATTTCAAGCACaagaattcaaaaattctcttGCCTCGCGAATGCAACAGTTTGTAGAACACGTCCCAACTAAAAATGACATCCTTGACCACCCCAAGGGAAGGATGAAGTTGCAACCAATTGATTCGAATCCAGAAATTGAATTGAGTTTAAAAGAAAAATAGACCACAATCTTGGGACGAAAAAATTTTTCCCTCTCAACTTCCCCCCAAGCATCGATACTCAAGCCCAGGTCAAAAATAGAAACAAAGCCGTGTGTTGTTACGTGACATGCCCATCATGAAAAATCTTGAGCACCCAGTTCATAAAAATTACCAACCAGAAAGTACTTGATGAGGCAAACCGCACATGTGTGCATGATCAATGTATTGACAAAGTCTACCTGTATTACCTTAAACCATGGCTTTGTTTGTCCAGTAGAACAAATCCAACAGATGATCTAAGCATGAACCCAAGTGCACATTTATTTACATTGATGGGTCACTGGTCTGGAAAGGCTGAATTTTATTCTCCCCTTCCAAATAAACTCGTTCTTTTTGTCAAAGTTGGATTTGTTTTAACTGAAGGCTAAAACATAATGTACAGATACACAGAGGGTAGTCCATGCACCTATGGGTCTGCTTTGCCAGCCACTGCCTCATCACTAGAGTCACATTCTTCTTCACTCAGCTCCTCATCGTCACTGGATTGGACTTCCGGGGCAGCTCCGGCGTCTTCAGGCTTAGCATATTTCTCACAATATTCTGGATGAACCAGTACAAGCAACAGTAGCATTGCATTGGGATAAAAGGTCATGATTTTGAAAATGCAAATCAAAAGCTACATGTTGAAAGGGAGATTGGACACAATATCCAGAAAGTTTCTTAAAATTCaactccaataacattacaaagttTGCCATGTACAACAGTGTCATGCctgatacaacaacaacaacaataataatatatatataaataaggaTGTTTTCTCAAATCCTGAATAAGTCTATGATGAGGGGACTGAAATAAAACTGTCTCAGGAAGAATCTAAACACTTCTTAATTGTTTCAAAGAATGGACTAGTCAGCTCTTATGGATCTAACCAATATTGAATCCAGGACTGGATTAGATTGCGACATCATCTTATTCTGGGCACAGTTTATTCATGGTAGACAGAAGCGCTAAGAAGGAAATTGCAGAAAAGCATACCATTTTCGGGCTGACAGGATAATGTACACTTCATAATTTGCTGCTACGGCATAGTATTTCAAAATGACAAAAGAGTCCCACAAATGGTCCCAAGCCAAATTCTTTCATAGGCTCGAGTATCTAACCATTATTCTACAATGACCATCCCTCAAAATCAATGGCTTAACCTCCCAGCTCCAACACTTTGTCagtcacaattttttttttttttttttttttgcaggggTAGGTGGGGTATAAACTTCCAACACAACTATGTTATCCTACAGCTTCAAAGCCATTTAAAAAACCATTAATTTGCACAATGTTTGTTTCACATGGTTTGTTTCAGTGGAAGGTGCATGTTCATGAATATTGATCTTGGTAACTGCATAACATAAAAGTTTCTTCCTTGAAAACTAATGGAGATCGAGGGTTTGAAGGGTTATTTGAGGTGAGGAAGGTCGGAGGTTTGTTGGTGCTGGGGGCGCTAATAGTTTGCTAAAGATAAAAGATTGCCTCAATACTAGCTGTTTCAAATAACAAGCTTAAGAGTTAAGGGCTCAACAGCCACAATGAATATTCATGCAAATAAGCACCCTACATTCAGTTCTTTTTTAAGCTAGGGCCTACATACTGTTCTCGAAAGCAGTAAGAAATGGATAGAAAAAAAGAGATGAGAGATAATGTTGCTCCTAGGGAACACGGAGTTGTGCGATAGAATGATGATACGCCTCATTTTGTTTGTATGCTTTAAGGAGGCCaaccatttttccttttttcaacCATTACTATAGTTGCTATTTTCAAAGtcataaaaatacaaataatgtATTTAAAGCCGCCTCAATAGTCAGTACAAGCTGGCGAGAAATTTTCCCCACAGCATCCTCACCATAGCAAAAGCAATTCACAATTTAATTCGAGGATAAGCCCAAGGTGACGTCAAACGCACAAACATGGTCCAATTTTCAAAACTAGCTCACAAACTGCACAAACATGGTCCAATTTTCAAAACTAGCTCACAAACTGAATTTTAACATAATTGAAAGTTTTAATGAGATTCTTTTTGAAAGGGCTTGATACCAACCCCAACTGTTCCAAATTGGCTCAGAGATTACCAAAAACCAAGCACTCTCTCAGAACACTCTCAATCTCAACCGAATTTTCTTTATAGGACACTCTACAACCAAATTGTCAACTATATCCAAAGGATTGTTTGAATCAAATATTGAAAGTATTATTCTGGTTCTCGAAAGAAAAAAGCAAATCACAAAAAGCAATGAAGAAATGTTTGATAATACACCTTGAAAGTAATGTGCAGAAACTTAGATAGCCTGGTTTTCTAAAAATGGAAGCTCTTGCTTCTGAAAACCAACAATCAACTTTAGACCCATTTCTTTTTTCTCCCCACCATGACCAACACTTTGCCACCAACATCACCGTGTAAGTTACTCCTGCAACCACCATAATATTACTGCCATTTCCAACACCATTACCCTCTTTGAACACTATTATTGCCAACATATGGCTGCCAACCTCATAGCCATGCACTTGTTTTTGGTTTTAATAACAAAAGAGACTCACTAGGTTAAAAAGGAAAGAACTACAATTAGAGAGGACAAAAATCCTCAAGATAAAgccaaaaaataagaaaatagaaaaagcaaaaaaaagaaaaagaaaaaaagagataaAGGAACAACACTCATTCAAAAACCCATATTCAAACCCTTCCCATCGTAATCCATAGTAACAATAAATTTGCTCAGTCTCTTGTACCATTTCTCATCTTGTTCTTTCCACAATCTAATCTGACTTCTTTCCTCCTGGAGCCCACAAACGCAATCCCAGCTTATCCAAAAGTGCTTGATATGGAATGTCCTTTTCATTAGTGATTCTAATTGAAGCTTATCCGAAAGTACTTGATATGGAATGTCCTTTTCATTAGTGACTCTAATTGGAGATGCAAGCACAAGCAAAATAGCCCTCACTTCCTTCAACCTGACCAATTTCTTCGATTTAATATCTCAGACGCATCGGAGCAGCCATATTTCTCACGAGATTCATCCAATAGTAAACAACTATCGAAGACAATCACTGTCAAACTCATTCCCCTCATTTGACTCATCTCCCCACTTCTTATTTGCCAAAATTTGAACCATCCTCACATCTCTTCTCCCCAAAGACACTACTCCTGTCGACTGGGCTTTCAACAAGAGAGAACTGCCATCATCATGCATTACACATTTGATACATCATTCTTGTAAAACCACTAGTACTGCTCACTTTACTAGAGAGCATAATGCTCTTCCAGTCTTACAAGTAATTTATCAAACACgcgtttttttctttttgcttaaGAAAATTTCTGCTTTTCCTGCCCTCATGTTTCTATCAGAAGTAGTTGTGAGGTGCGTTGATGGTCAAGGCAGCAACTGGGAAGACTCTGGCAATCATGGTGCCAATAGTGGGGGTACTGGCAGATGGTCATGTTGATGTTATGTTAATTGAACATTGAAAGTCGTGCTGGTATCAAAACTTTTGctctcaaaattcaaatttcatgaAACTACTTGTTTTGGCTAAAAGTACTACTCTTTTCTTCCGAGAACTACTTGTACTGCCAATGTGCATTGCCAAATGCCACCTGTGCTTTTCAATTATCATTTTTCGGCTTTGAACATTTATAAGTGACACCTTCAAGGACTTGCCAAATGCCACCTGTGCTTTTCAATTATCATTTTTTGGCTTTGAACATTTATAAGTGACACCTTCAAGGACTGTTAGGAGGTTTTTTCATAATCTAGAAAACAATTAATGGAAAGGAGATGGTTTGCCCACTTTAAGCAATCACATGTGGAAGAAACAGTCATTATACCTGAGCATAGCAAGTTCGTTTTAGGAAGCTTCACATCATTTTTCACACAAATTCTCTGTTTAGTTTGAATTCCAAAAATAATTCAACAGAGAATCAATACCACATAACAAAAGGATAATTGTCAACCCATTATTTGCTGTGCATTATTTCCATGAAAGAATGGTTGCACATCTGTTTGCAACAATAATTATTACTTTTTATGAGCCAAGCCTTGATGATGGAGTGCATCAAGAGGTCACATATGTACAAGATTAAAGCAATCGGGATTAATTATTCAATTTAAAGATATTTCTGTAATATTTTTCCTATTTTCGTGATGTTTTATAGTAATATATTTAGGTACCATATTAGTAGATTTTAGGAATCTAGCTTATCATTATTTTAGCTTTATTAGGTTTCCTATTTTGTTTGCTTGATTACCAAGCATGGTAAGCCTATAAATGCACAATTGTCAGAGATTTCAGATGGAGACGAATAATATGAAATGAGTTTTAGTTATTAAGAGCctccaaaaacttgactcatgaCATCATCCTCGGCCAATCACATAGAtgttaacccccccccccccccctcggccAGAAGGTCATCGCTGTCTTCTGTTGCTGCAACTGAAGAATTGAAAGAGGAGAAGCATCACAGGATGTTTTGTGCACAGATTTGATCAGGGAAGGTATTCTTTTACTTTATCCCATGCCCTGCATTGGTCCTGTCCAGTGCAAAACCAACCAGTTCAATTGAATGATCTGAACCATTCAGACAGAACAGAATCCTCCAGATAGaagctcccaaaaagaaaagGTGGGGAGAAAAAAAGCAACTAAGCATCAATTTGACTCTGTCCATTAGACAGCTTACTTGCAAAAGTTGAGATGGCAAACAGTCCAGCTACGAATCCTACGATTCAAGAACAAAATATTTAGGAAATTGAGCACCAATTAGTGTGAGATCTGTTGGATGTTTTGTGAGGATATTTCAAAAGCCTTCTTTTGCTCATGGTagcttgtctcacattggaaGTTTAGTAAAATGTGGAAGCTCCTTATATGTGGGAGCATTCCTGAGGGCTAGTGAACAAAAGTGAGTATCTAGACTCAACCACACACACAAGAGGCAAGGCACCGCCCATTCATTTCGGGATAGGAATAGCTCTTGCTCAGCTAACCTAGACAGAATAGAGGATGATATGCAGTACAGTAAACATAATCACAGGAAAAATACAGCAGTAGCAGTGTATGGTTCGTTATGGAAAAACAGTGATCGGACTGGAGAACACAGACTGGTTTCTGAGATTCATGTCCTCATAGAAAAGACTAGTATGACCCAACAGCAGCTCAACGAGGAAATCACAGAGCATCATAGGGATTTTGTAGACCTTAGCAACAGGTTAGATATTGTTATGGCTCAGATAGATATCCTAATTGTGGTGCATGTGGCTCAACTTGAAGATAGCTATCGTGCTAGTCAGATGGCAGTTGCAGTAAGTTATTTTCTATTATGACATATGGAAAATCCTAACCAAATGGACTGCAGCCATTGGTTCAGAAGGGTAATTCTGTCAATTACTGGGGCTTGATATAAGAGGAAAGGAAAAGTGTTGTCTATGAGATACTGTTTTTCTTTCTACGTGAGATCAAAAAGAAAAACAGGAGAGAGCTGGGAAAAACTTGAGAGAAAATTCATTAGAAACTTGTATAGTTTTCTGGAATTGGGATGAGTGTTGCAAAGACCAGTTCTTGTACAAATGTATGCGGTAAACTTGTACTCTGTAACCTCTTGATCACGATATTGGATTAAGCTACAGCAGCAACTGGATGTAAAGACACACATTGTGTCTTGAACCAGTATAAATCTCTGCGTCAATCTTTTAGTGCTTTACAGTTTTCTACCACAGTTTCTACTTGTTCCAGTTTGAAAGTTCATCAAGTTAAGTCTTGGTCGTGGCCTGCTGCTCAACACTAATATAGCCAAGAAGGATTGAAAGAAAGGATATTATTATGGAATAAAAAAGATGAAGGGGGCATTGAAATTTTGAGTCAGCCGGTATCAGAGCTTGAATCTCAACTAGTTAAGAAATCCCAAGAAATTAAAAGACAGGTTAATATAGCCTGAGCCCAAGGAAGTCATGAGATAGACTGAGAAAGTGGAAAATATAAACGATAAGTTATCTAAAGAGAACAAGGCTGTCGAGTTCAAGGCTGAAAACATTAGAGGGACTGTGTACGTGGAGTCTACTAGTCCAGATATATTAGTCTTCAATAACTTCCCACTAGGAttcctatttattttttaagcatGCGGAATATATTGCTTATCTAAAGAGTTGCTTGGCTCTTCAGTTCATCATCGTTCAAATGTCTCAAATTTGAGGCCAAATTCCTCTGAGCACTGAGCAGCGGAGAATTATGAATGTTAAGTCATGTCACACATGAGGGTCAAGGCATTTGGAGTTAATTACTTAATTTTAAGATATTACTGTACTAGTTTTCTTATTTCCATGAAGTTCTTGGTAGTATTTTTGGCATTTACTAAATTAGTTGATTTTAGCAATCTAGCCATTAGGGGAGGAATATTTAGTTTTGTTAGccttctatattttttttttcctttatcacTAAGCATGCAAGGCCTACAAATATATGATTGTAAGATATAGTAGTTGTAGTTGAATAATATAAATTGAGTTTGAGTTATTAGGGTTTGTCACTCATGTGTAAAGATGCAGGTCATGCATAG
This region of Malania oleifera isolate guangnan ecotype guangnan chromosome 10, ASM2987363v1, whole genome shotgun sequence genomic DNA includes:
- the LOC131166661 gene encoding uncharacterized protein LOC131166661; protein product: MQDKLILHTILASISEPIMQLIAASSTAHDAWSKLQRLYANHSRTCVEQLKEELILIQRESHSVSKYLHAIKVLVDELAVIDSPVSMDDITFYVLNSLSPKFRDIAAPIWAHKTSFSFEELHDMLIDHESYLKRVEASNSALVATANTTQHHTIASKSNYNQRSNTVPLVRIAPTPIAIIIKSGLERPRLFANYVIKWDTRPRLITRFSVRSP